The sequence below is a genomic window from Anaerocolumna chitinilytica.
GCCATAAACACTTAATTGGACATCTGCTAATTTTTTCATATTCAAGATATTAATAAAAAGGTGCTCATCCTTTGCCGTAAGGTTATTTATGAGCTTTTCTGTATCAGAGGTATTATTCATATAAGCATATATCTGTTCAGGAAGAAAATCCGGGTAGAGTCGTTTCATACCTTCTGTGGTTATAGACAACCCTTTTCCATTATTATTCATAGACTGAATTAATCCTGTTATGAGGTAATCATAAGATTTATTATTATAAGTAACATTTATGATATCTCCGATCTTCTTACCGGTATGCTGTGATAGAGGACCACTTAGGGCTATTTCATTATCATGTTTTGGATAACGGCCTTTATACAGCATCTTTCCCTCTGTTAATGAGTAGTCATCTGTTATATAGCTTTGGGCTTCGTTACCATCCACCAAAACCGAGCGGGAAACATAATATATAACTTTTCTTACCTTGGATGAACTTTTGACATCATTCATAACTTTTGCTGAATTTAGCGGGTCTTTTATCAGTATGACTAAATCCGGAACTTCTCCTGCAACCAGCTCTGCAAAACTGTCAGGATGTAGACCAACATTAGAGTAGATGGATAAAACAGAAGCTGAGGCGAAGGTAATTGCAGCAAGAACTGCAAAAATCATGATATTTTGCTTAAGATTCTGGTATACATTCTTGACTGCAAGCAGCAAAATTAATCCTCCGGGGGTGGTTTCCAGGGCAAAGGGATTGTGCCTGAAATTATGGGTAGAAATTCCGCTTCTTAGGGCTGTCAAAGGGTGCATTTTTCGAATTCGTAAGGCAGTAAGGACCGTGTCTGCAAATACAAAGAGGACAATAATAAGCAATGTTATACTGCTTATCATAGGGTCAAATTCCTGTTTCCAGATAAGGGCAGTCTGAATCTTAAGAATATCTGATATTATTGGCAGAACAGCATAGGATAGGGCAGTTCCTAGTAAGGTTGCGACAGTGGCTATACCTGTAAATTGCAATACCAAGGAAGCTATAATTTGCCGGCTTTGATACCCTATGGCTTTTAACACACCGATATTTACCATACTTTCGTCTATAGTATTGTGAATCCTGAAACGGATAACAACAAGACTTACAAGGAGAATAACAGCAGCTAAAGCCACCAATATCATAGAAGTAATACCTGACAAAAAGGTTCTGCTGGTTTTGACCTCGGTGTAGGAACTGCTAAAGTAAGTAGAAGTATTACCTGCTGAAGCCTGATAATAAAATTTATTAGAGAAATCTTTCATCAGTTCGTTGCTTAAGGCGGCTTTTTCCAGACGGACAGTTTGAAGAATACTGGAGGATGTAGGAATACTCTTATGTAACTTCTCATATCCCTCATCAGATAGGTAAAAGCGATAGCACTGTATGGTGTTCGAGCCAAAATATACTTCTTCGGTAAAACCGGCGATGGTAAAATGATATTCTTTTCCTTCTATGGATATGAAAAAATCTTCTCCAAGATTCATTTTACCACCGGATTTCATAAGGTAAGGAAGGTAGATAGAGTTCTCATCTAAGGGGTTGGAAGGCCCAATCAATTTAAGCGGATTCATATCCTGCTTCTCACTTGCCTTTACCATTATAAACATACCCGGAATCTTATCCCCATTGTATTTAATACCGGCGGAATCTGATAAGACCTCCTGTTCTTCTGTTTCTGTTACACCGGGATAGGACTTTAGATAGTCACTCTGAGCTGTGCTATAAGCAGATCGATTTACTAGGAAGGCAGCATGAGGTGAGTTGACTTCCTCGCTGAGGCTATCATAAAATTTAGTGAAGTTTATCAATAGTAAAAGGCCTAGATTTAAAAGAAATCCTGTTATTAAGATTACTGCCAGAAGATTGATTGACTGACCTTTGTTTTTTCTTATATTGGAAAAGGAAAGCATAAGGATTTTTTTCATAGACTTACCACCCCATTTCGTTTAAGAAGGAGTGAAGTATTTCAGCCCTCTTTGTATCTTCTTCCAGATAGCTGCCAAGTATACATTCACCGCAGATAGCTCCGTCTTTGAGATAAATAATTCGGTTGCCCCGAAGCGCTGATTTCAGATCATGTGTTACCATAACAATACTTTGGCCCTTTTTATTCACGTCTGTCAGAACATTCAATACGGCGATACCGGAGGTGGAGTTTAAGGCACCTGTAGGTTCATCGGCAAAGAGAACAGCGGGGTTATTAACAAGTGCCCGGACAATCCCGGCACGTTGTGCTTCCCCTCCGGATAATTGAGAAGGAAACTTATTCCATAAGCTTTCAGTCAAACCTACAGCGAGAAATAATTTTTTTGTTCTTTCTGCAAGCTCTTTTTTATTATTTGTCAATAACAAGCCGCTGGCAAGGACGTTATCAAGAAGGCTCATATTGTCTAAAAGGTATATCTGCTGAAACACAAAGCCGCAATTCTTACGACGAAAGACTGCCAGATTATCATTGCTTAACCGGGATATCTCCTGGTCATGAAAGCGGATTTCTCCAAGGGTTGGCTTATCCATACCGGACAGGGCATATAAAAGTGTTGATTTACCGGCACCGGAAGAGCCCATGATTACAGTAAAATCCCCTTCATAAATCATTAAATCCAGATTTTTGAGCACATGCTGCTGAAGACCCTTATTAGAGAAAGTTTTACTGAGTTTATTTGTTGTTAAGACTGCTTTTTGCATAAAATCCTCCATCTATACATCATTTAAAAGCAATATCGGGTTACAGTCTTATCATATCATTCATATTTTTAACCAGTCTTTATCTGATTCTTAACCAATCCTTAAATCTTTAAGCTAGGGAGAGGCTAAGTTCTACAATAAAGCCATCTTTCTTATTTTTACATTGAAGAGTGCCTTGCATCTTGTCCATAAAATAATCGGAAATATATAACCCAATACCGGAACCTTGCTGTTTTAAGGCATTTTTACCCCGATAGTATTTTTGCTTTAAAAGGGGAAGTTCTTCTGGCAGAACACCTGGTCCGCTATCAGCTATACTAATAATTAAAGAGTCAGTAAGTTCAAACTGAACATGAATACCGGTACCTGAATATTTATAGGAGTTACTTATAATGTTGTCAAGTACCTGTGTCAAGCGAAGCGGATCGGCAATAATCAAACAGTCGGGAATTGGTGTCGTTACGGTCAAATGCCTATAGTCTGCATCTTGTATCATATCATAGACTGCGTGGCTGGGAATCTCAACAGTTGTGACCTTTAATTCGTTTAATTCTTCCAGAGTTGCATGGAACATATTATTGATTAAGAGATTAATCTGGTCGGCTTTTGCATTGATTGTGTCAAGATACTGGCGGGTTTTATTATCAAGGGCAGTGACACTCATAAGCTCGGCAATTGCTTTTATGGAGGCTATGGGAGTCTTGATATCATGGCTTAAAGAAGCCACCAGTTCTTTCTTACTGATGGTTGCCAGCCTTTCATTTTCTCTAGCTGTAGCAAGCTGGGTTCTCATCAGGTCAAAGCTTTCTGTAAAGGCACCAAAAGTATTGCCTTTATCCATGGTAAGGGGAATATCCAGATTACCGTCAGCAATGTTTTCAGCAAAGCTTTTTAAGGAACGAAAAGGATTTAAAATCCTTCTATGTATGGAATAAAGAATTAAGGAGACAGATAGAAACACAATTAAGATTAAAACCAAAAACAGAAAGAGAAGGTTCTCTTTAAACTCTTTCAATTGCTTTTGAGAATTATTATAGAAAATGATTTTGCCAAGTACGACATCTTTTGTATCTGTAATCGTTATAATGGTATCCCTATGTAGTATGGCAGAATTCTCATTTTCAGAAAGACCTTGTCTGGTGGTTGCAAGAAGGACTCCGTTATTGTCAATAACTGTATAATCCATGCCATAGGAGAGTCCCGGTAAAATGTAGTTGGGATATTGTAAAAAACTCCAATCAGCTCTGATATCAGATACAATATCATTAACAGCGATATTATCCATGCGATTGTCCACAGGCCGAGAGGTTAGATAAATGGCGCAGGCAATTCCCGAAAAGAATAATAACAGCAATGTTATTGCATAGGTTTTAAGCTTCATTGTAACTCCTTTCGTGTATCAAAGCATGCATTTTCTGTTTAATTTGCTTTAATTAGTCTTCAAAGATATAACCGGTTCCCCAGATTGTTCGTATATAACGGGGGTTATTAGGGGCAGTTTCAATCTTTTCACGAATGCGACGTATATGTACATTTAAGGTACCGTCACCGGTGATGGAATCACCCCATACATTACTAAAGAGCTCTTCCTTGGAGATAATGCGACCTTTGTTTTTAACAAGATAGGAGAGTAACTTGTACTCCATCGTCTTAAGTCCTAAATCCTCCCTTTTACAAAATACCCGTTCCAGATGAAGATTAACAGTAAAATCACCGAAGGTCAATTCGTCAGAGGATATATTCTGATAGCGCTTAAGAATTGCTTTAACCTTGGCCAGCAGAATATTTAAGGAGTAAGGTTTGCTGATATAATCGTCACCGCCTATGCCAAGGGCAAGAAGAACATCATCATCACTGGTCCTGGCACTGATAAAGAGAATAGGGACGTCAGTAATTTGGCGTAGCTTTTTACACAAAGCAAAGCCAGAATCATTGCCAAGATTGATATCAAGTAGTATAACATCTGTCTGATTATCGGAAAAAAAAGCAAGACAGGAGTCAGCATCCGCTACCCAGGTGGTTTTTACGTCAAACATGGTAAAGTACTCGCAGGTACTTTGTGATAAGGGTATTTCATCATCTACTATTAGGCAATCGTATTTCAAAAGGCACCTCCGAAAGGGAAAAATGCTAATCAATAAACAGAGCATTCTTTGGCATGGTTTTAAAGGCTTTTTTAAAGGCCCGTGAAAAGGTTGAGTAATTCTTAAAACCACTCTGGTAGCAGGCCTCGGTCGAGGTATAACCTGCTTGAACATAATGTCTTGCAAGAAGAAGCCGCTTCTCCGTTATATAATTACCTACGGTATATCCGGTATGTTCCTTGAAAAAGTGCATTAGATAATAGCGGTTTAAATAGAAAGTATTAGCCAAAGTATCAATTGTGATATCTTCAGTCAGATGAGCATTGATATAATCAATAATAGCCAGAAGTTTATCATTTGTCATATCACTGTTCAAATAGTTTACGTGATTAGCGATAACCGTACGGTTAAGCTGAATCATGAATTCCAGAAATAATATCTTTTGGTAGAGTTCTCTGGCAAAATCATTATCTTTAAAGGAAAGCTCCAACTCACGGCATACATGAAAGAGCTTGGATTTATCCATAGAAGGAATACGAAGTACATTGGAATGCTCGGTTCGGGCTTTTTCGAAACAATAACTTAGATCATAATCCTCAGCTTTATAAGCAGCTAGAAAATCAGTTGACACATATACGATGATTCTTTCATATGCTGAATTATCAAGGCATACCGGTCGGTGAACTTCACCGGCATTTACGAGAAGAATGTCATAAGGCTTTAAACTGTAATTCCTGCCTTCTACCGTATAATTTAGGTTGCCGGATAAAAAGATCATTATTTTATTAAAGTCATGATAATGGAAATTGAATTCTTTTTTCTCACTGTCAACCAGATGGAATATCCGAAAGTCATCTTTTAGGTATCCAAGCTTCTCAAAATTCCCCATTCTTACTCTCCTTTAAATTACCTGATATCACCAAGGACGTCGTTTATCACCTGTGATGTTCTTTATCACCTGTGATGTCGTTTACCCTGTGATATTTGAAATCAACAGCGATTCTACTAAACAACATAAATTAAAATTAGTATACAGCACAATATGCAATATTGGAAGCATTATAATAATATTTTTCTAAAATAATGTTTTATATAATAGAGAAAAAGGTTAACAAAGGATATTTTATAGGAACATATCCTATCATTAACGATAGAATATTCATGTGAAAATAATATAAAAATTAACACCATCGGAATTCAGGAGGTAATATTATGTCACTTAACGGTGTATGGCTGCCAATTATCACACCCTTTAAAGAAGGGGAAATTGATTATAAATCCTATGAAAAAATGATAAATCATTATGCGGATACCGGAATATCAGGCCTTATCCCATTTGGAACCACGGGAGAAATTCCAACTTTAACGGAATATGAGTTTGAGGAGATGATGGATAAAACCATAGAATTCAATAGAGGTCGTCTTCCGATTTTTGCAGGAGTAGGAGGAAACTGTACAGCTAATGTAGTTAAGAGGGCTAAACTGGCTGAGAAATATAAGATAGAAGGGATTCTCTCTGTCTGTCCATATTACAATAAGCCGAATCAGAATGGAATCTATAGTCATTTTAAAAATATTGCTGAGGAAACAGCACTTGATATTATTATTTATAACATTCCATACCGTACTGGTGTTAACATTACGAATGATACAATACACAAACTGGCAGAATTTAAGAATATTGTCGGTCTGAAGGATTCCTGTGGAGACATTAAACAGACGATGAATTTGCTGTTAAATACACCTAAGAATTTTTCTGTGCTTACAGGGGAGGACCTATTATTTTA
It includes:
- a CDS encoding ABC transporter permease, with product MKKILMLSFSNIRKNKGQSINLLAVILITGFLLNLGLLLLINFTKFYDSLSEEVNSPHAAFLVNRSAYSTAQSDYLKSYPGVTETEEQEVLSDSAGIKYNGDKIPGMFIMVKASEKQDMNPLKLIGPSNPLDENSIYLPYLMKSGGKMNLGEDFFISIEGKEYHFTIAGFTEEVYFGSNTIQCYRFYLSDEGYEKLHKSIPTSSSILQTVRLEKAALSNELMKDFSNKFYYQASAGNTSTYFSSSYTEVKTSRTFLSGITSMILVALAAVILLVSLVVIRFRIHNTIDESMVNIGVLKAIGYQSRQIIASLVLQFTGIATVATLLGTALSYAVLPIISDILKIQTALIWKQEFDPMISSITLLIIVLFVFADTVLTALRIRKMHPLTALRSGISTHNFRHNPFALETTPGGLILLLAVKNVYQNLKQNIMIFAVLAAITFASASVLSIYSNVGLHPDSFAELVAGEVPDLVILIKDPLNSAKVMNDVKSSSKVRKVIYYVSRSVLVDGNEAQSYITDDYSLTEGKMLYKGRYPKHDNEIALSGPLSQHTGKKIGDIINVTYNNKSYDYLITGLIQSMNNNGKGLSITTEGMKRLYPDFLPEQIYAYMNNTSDTEKLINNLTAKDEHLFINILNMKKLADVQLSVYGSVFAIITATITIITCFVVILVLYLVLKTSILRNRREIGIQKALGFTTYQLMNQLSISYSPAVITGTAVGCLLGIYCFNPLFVALVQSLGIMTASMPASHSLTALLGIGIVILSYLISLVITLRIRKITPYMLVSE
- a CDS encoding ABC transporter ATP-binding protein, coding for MQKAVLTTNKLSKTFSNKGLQQHVLKNLDLMIYEGDFTVIMGSSGAGKSTLLYALSGMDKPTLGEIRFHDQEISRLSNDNLAVFRRKNCGFVFQQIYLLDNMSLLDNVLASGLLLTNNKKELAERTKKLFLAVGLTESLWNKFPSQLSGGEAQRAGIVRALVNNPAVLFADEPTGALNSTSGIAVLNVLTDVNKKGQSIVMVTHDLKSALRGNRIIYLKDGAICGECILGSYLEEDTKRAEILHSFLNEMGW
- a CDS encoding HAMP domain-containing sensor histidine kinase, coding for MKLKTYAITLLLLFFSGIACAIYLTSRPVDNRMDNIAVNDIVSDIRADWSFLQYPNYILPGLSYGMDYTVIDNNGVLLATTRQGLSENENSAILHRDTIITITDTKDVVLGKIIFYNNSQKQLKEFKENLLFLFLVLILIVFLSVSLILYSIHRRILNPFRSLKSFAENIADGNLDIPLTMDKGNTFGAFTESFDLMRTQLATARENERLATISKKELVASLSHDIKTPIASIKAIAELMSVTALDNKTRQYLDTINAKADQINLLINNMFHATLEELNELKVTTVEIPSHAVYDMIQDADYRHLTVTTPIPDCLIIADPLRLTQVLDNIISNSYKYSGTGIHVQFELTDSLIISIADSGPGVLPEELPLLKQKYYRGKNALKQQGSGIGLYISDYFMDKMQGTLQCKNKKDGFIVELSLSLA
- a CDS encoding response regulator transcription factor, which translates into the protein MKYDCLIVDDEIPLSQSTCEYFTMFDVKTTWVADADSCLAFFSDNQTDVILLDINLGNDSGFALCKKLRQITDVPILFISARTSDDDVLLALGIGGDDYISKPYSLNILLAKVKAILKRYQNISSDELTFGDFTVNLHLERVFCKREDLGLKTMEYKLLSYLVKNKGRIISKEELFSNVWGDSITGDGTLNVHIRRIREKIETAPNNPRYIRTIWGTGYIFED
- a CDS encoding AraC family transcriptional regulator — translated: MGNFEKLGYLKDDFRIFHLVDSEKKEFNFHYHDFNKIMIFLSGNLNYTVEGRNYSLKPYDILLVNAGEVHRPVCLDNSAYERIIVYVSTDFLAAYKAEDYDLSYCFEKARTEHSNVLRIPSMDKSKLFHVCRELELSFKDNDFARELYQKILFLEFMIQLNRTVIANHVNYLNSDMTNDKLLAIIDYINAHLTEDITIDTLANTFYLNRYYLMHFFKEHTGYTVGNYITEKRLLLARHYVQAGYTSTEACYQSGFKNYSTFSRAFKKAFKTMPKNALFID
- the dapA gene encoding 4-hydroxy-tetrahydrodipicolinate synthase, with amino-acid sequence MSLNGVWLPIITPFKEGEIDYKSYEKMINHYADTGISGLIPFGTTGEIPTLTEYEFEEMMDKTIEFNRGRLPIFAGVGGNCTANVVKRAKLAEKYKIEGILSVCPYYNKPNQNGIYSHFKNIAEETALDIIIYNIPYRTGVNITNDTIHKLAEFKNIVGLKDSCGDIKQTMNLLLNTPKNFSVLTGEDLLFYLTLTLGGAGGIMASAHINTEKFVKIYKDIKENHVNEALETWKELYPLIPLLFEEPNPAPIKYCLNTLGLIDSPELRLPLTEISEELKVKIDKVLTIKEKAKIAG